One window of the Diospyros lotus cultivar Yz01 chromosome 12, ASM1463336v1, whole genome shotgun sequence genome contains the following:
- the LOC127787490 gene encoding uncharacterized protein LOC127787490 — MKSAGSNSKKRKWDAGSKSFGLPQCRQCGQRHQGQCRDVRWDICYCCGQPGHLKRDCPQAPRPATPAPPATPATGQDVICFRCGQRGHRSNVCTQPPQIGGPRTGGVGPRLVQRQFTPRALSLRAPLPPPAAQRPGLSKRVQM; from the coding sequence ATGAAGAGTGCAGGGAGCAATAGTAAGAAGAGAAAGTGGGATGCGGGTAGTAAGAGTTTTGGGCTTCCACAGTGCCGGCAGTGCGGACAGAGACACCAGGGGCAGTGCCGAGATGTACGTTGGgatatatgttattgttgtggTCAGCCGGGACACTTGAAGAGGGACTGTCCACAAGCGCCTAGACCGGCTACACCGGccccaccagctacaccggccacaGGGCAGGATGTCATTTGTTTTCGCTGTGGACAGAGGGGCCATCGTTCGAACGTGTGCACCCAGCCACCACAGATTGGAGGGCCACGGACGGGAGGTGTGGGACCTAGACTAGTGCAGAGACAGTTTACACCGAGGGCACTGAGTCTAAGAGCACCATTACCCCCACCAGCAGCACAGCGCCCAGGGCTCTCAAAGAGAGTGCAGATGTAG